The region aatcaataaaaaaagaaaaaaagaaaaaaagaaaaaaaaaaaaagaatcaatagCATACTGCAGGATTGACGCAAGTGAGTCCAAAGTTGCTGCAGCAGTAACGCGGCATGCAGGTTCCAAGGTCGATCAGAGGCCCCACACTCTTTGGTTTTATTAACTAAAATTCTTAGCGATTAATCAACCGTGTTTTCATGGAATTAACCATATTGCATGATTTGTAAAGAATATGTGTGCTACCATATACCTGTCAACTAATCTTCTGCTTTGACTTTCTTTCATCATGACCAACCTTGTTCTGCCAAGAAATTGCACTACAACCAACGGCCTTCTCTGCCCTACAACTCATCCTTGAGTCTGACCGACAAAAATGGGATTACCAGCCCATGAAGTAAACAAAGAACCGAAAGATCACGTCTATTTAGAAAACGAAGGAAACCCATGGAGGCAAGCAATCCCCAACCACTTAGAAGAATCTATCTATCCATTCTGCAccagtactatatatatatatatatatgtatgtatgtatgtccTCCAAAGTCCCAGACAATTAATTAGTTGATAGGGTTAATTACTTTCTCTTTaggattatttaatttcttttggaGATGGCAGCGAAACAAGTTGTGTGTGCTCTGTTGTGGGTTTTGGCTTTGGTTGCGTCAATAATAGAGCATGCAGGCGGAGCTGTGTCTGATTTTGTAAAGACTGATGGCACTAGTTTTGTGGTGAATGGAGAGCCATTCTACGCTAATGGATTCAATGCTTACTGGCTTATGTTGAAAGCTTCGAAGACGTCGGAGATGGACAAAGTATCAACTGTTTTCCACCAGGCCTCCTCCTACGGAATGACCGTCGTCAGAACCTGGGCTTTCAATGATGGCGGATATCGACCTTTGCAATCTTCTCCGGGCGTCTACGATGAGGACATATTCAAGGTATGATACCACACCAACACATGCACACATTACACTCTGATGATGATACGTAATTACGTAAATATCACGGAATTATATATGGTAGTTTTTAGAtgtgaatgaaattatttatttgattatattaattctctgatgatgatgatacgTATTTacatatgcatgtatgtatatacctGCATGCAGGGCTTGGATTTTGTGATTTCTGAGGCTAAGAAATATGGAATTCGTTTGATATTGAGCTTGGTTGATAACTTCAAGTCTCTAGGAGGAAAGAGACAGTACGTTGAATGGGCAATACAGCAAGGGGAGAACTTGACCTCTTATGATGAATTTTACACAAACTTTCGCGTCAAGACATTTTACAAAAATCATGTCAAggtaataatcataataaaaaattaacaataatatatatacatacagttattgatgatatatatagttACATATACATACAGTACACAAATGGCAAACATGGCATGCAAGGTTTGTTTATATGCTGGTTACATGTGGCCATGTTTGCTGACTGCCCTGTTTATATGTTGGTTCACTGTTCATACACCTGCAAGTTAGTGATAACTCACTGCAAAGTAGTCAAAAAGGGTGGTTTCAGCTGAgagcacatttctgggagttgtgaatagtaattgtgtacgggtggtttcagcgcccacgtgagcgcggccccgtccccacttgttccatcgagacttgtgcacgtccctgggtctctagtggaTTCGCCCCGCtcctttttcccaaaaaaaaaaagggtggtTTGAAATTTTGCTCTTACAGTACTATTTATCAGTCGGTTTACACACTATTAATTTATTGTGTGCCTAATACAACAGAGTActttttatttactatatattAAATCTAGTGCTGGTCTTCCGTAATCTCTACTCTTTCATCTTTCCACCCTTTGAAAGTTGCATAGTAGAGGAATTTATCATTGTGTGGTTATAGTCCTTGGTACATTATTTTGAGCTTATATGACAAATTTTTACTACCTCACATGTTAGCTCGCCCCACATGAAAATGTTTTAGGAATTGTTAAACCATCATAACTAGTGCACCTCCGTACATACTTGCCCTTTTAACTGTACTTATTGtctttgtaataataataataataataataataataataataataataatatatttacaaatgtatagttaataattattacttgaaaatgaaataattatccACTTTGTTGTGGGTCTATTGCCAGTTTTTATTGTGGGTCTGTTGGATGTTTTTTATTAATGCATATTAAtacatgtggtttatccaatttttttcaaaaaaaaaaaataataattatgacttaaaaataaaattcaatctttatattcataaaagagGACACATGtcgcctattattcaaaaagaaaaaaaatcaatcttatAAATCTAATGTATAATTCGTTTTAATTGAACACAGACGATTCTCCTAAGAAACAACACGAAGACAGGGGTGGTATATAAAGATGATCCAACAATCATGGCGTGGGAGCTGATCAACGAGGGTCGGTGCAAGAGCGACCTGTCCGGGCGAACCATGCAGGCTTGGATTGAAGAGATGGCCCCGTTTGTCAAAGCCATTGATGGTGAGCACTTGTTGGAAGTGGGCTTGGAAGGCTTCTATGGTGGGCTGGATCATGACCAGGAGGCCATCCAACATGACTCGTTTGCCTCCTCTCGTAATGTTGGCACTGATTTTATATCCAACAACCAGGTCCATGCAATTGACTTCGCCACTATTCACCTATATCCTTCATGGTACGTACTATCAACGATGCTATTTCATTTACAACATAACTTAAAAACAAGACAATATAGTAATAAGCCGCTCAGCAATCCAGTGGTTGTTTTCAAGTAGGATATATTACTGATGCCTATATCaagttagttattttttaaaaatgaatccCATATAGATggtttttatttggtttgattgGCAGGATCCCTCAGGCAGATGACAAGACCCAGCTTAAATTTGTGACGGACTGGATACACTCTCACTCTAAAGTGGCAGATGAGGTTCTAAGGAAGCCACTTATGGTCACAGAATTTGGCAAAATCAGCAGGTTTGCTGGGTGCAATGGAGTTGATAAAGTGGCATTTTACCGCACAGCTTACAATGTGTTGTACAAGTTGATCCGAGCCAAGAGCGCCTGTGCAGGTGGTTTGTTTTGGCAGTTGCTTCTGCCAGGAATGGAAAATCTCAGTGATAGCTACGAGATCATACTCTCCGAGTGTTCATATATAGCAAACATAATATCTCAACACTCACGCTTGATCTCTAGCATTATCAACCCCAGCTTGCGGAGGTTAACTGTGACAGACCAGTAGACTAGACACATATTTATGCGTTGCTGACAGGTGTAGCTGCCTgattaaaaagtcaaaaaaattcATGCATACCGATTATATAGTTAGTTAGCTGTTCGTGTACTTAGTCCCATATATGTATTGGTAAATGAAAAGTCAAAATATGTAATCCATATGTAAAGATTCATTAATTGGATTGTTTTTGTACTCAGCGATTCATGCACAGATGAAAAGTCAAAACAATCTGTGTATAGCTCGCTATTCATTAGTTGTTCATGTACTCAACCATATGCATGTGTAAAACATATGCCAGAGTTCATtaatctttcaatttttcaacGGTACGAACACTTTGTTAGTTTGTCCATACACTTATGATTAATGAACAAATTACATAAAGATGAGACAGGTTCAACAGAGTGTAATTCTTTTCAGAACCACTGGTtactggatatatatatatatatattatggatttattttcaaaacttgCATATAAGCTAAATGGACGTACAAACTGCTCTGCAGTGCTGTGGATTAATGAACAATTTGTTAGTTGCAGTGGCCAGTCAAGTGGGTAGTGGATTGGCGCGTGATAGGCATAGGGTCGAATCCTATATtgtagtactgtagcaccaCTGTTTATCTATTGTTTTTAGTTTGGGTAATGTTTACTGTATTGTTTAAATAGCCCAATGGGTGAGGAATTATATTCCTCTTTCCATGAATGCATTGCAGAGGGGATTTATTagttcattatggtttttgcaaattttttgaGTGTAAATGTGGAGGATTTTCATTACCCCATTTCGCATATGGTAGAGTTAATTAGTGCCTACTGGGTTGATAAGCCACCATAGCTTTGGCTCGTAAGAGTTTTCTTGGTCATTCCATCTTTGGGATTCTGTCACTTTTCCCTATCtttaaagtaaaagagaaaCTTTTACTCTTTGATAAGCCACCATATCCTTCTACTCTTTTCTTAATGATGGGGGACTGCGTTTGTCCATTGGCAAAGTTCTTCTGGAAGAGATTGTGTCCgaagaaaattaatattttcaactGGTTAGCTTGGAAAGATAGGATCCTCACTCTGGAGAAACTGGCGTCTAGAGGATGTAATCGGCTTCCTATGGCTACCTGTGTCCTATGTCATGCTGCGATTGAATCGGTTGATCATCTCTTCTTGCATTGCTCTTTGGCAAGGCAGGTGTGGTGGTACTTCGGTAGATTACTCAATCTACTGGGTCCACCTAGTGCCTTGCACCTGATTTGGGATAGGTGGAGATCTTCGGTCAGACCTGATTGTAGGGATATTGGGGACTTAGTGGTGAAGTCGATTGTGTGGAACATTTGGCTGGCTAGAAATGATTACATGTTTAATGCTACTGTTGTCTATGCACATGCTCTTATCCTAAAGATTGACCGAATGTTATTAACTTGGATTTCTACAGCTGCTGAGGGTCCTACATCAAAATTGGAGGAGCACTCGTCGACTATCAGACAGAGCTTGGAGTTTCACAATACGTCGGTGGAGGGCTCAGGGGATGTACCGATACTGGAGGGTGGTCGTGATTTGCACACTGGTTAGGGGGTAACGGTGGGGAGGAGAGTTGGAGGCAGCTGTGTTGCCtcgttttgttgttttttgttgtgTCTTCTTTGCGGTTCCACTTCTTGTGGTTCTTGGTTTTGTTGTAGCCTCCTCTTGTCCTGCCTAGTGGCGGTGTATTGTTGATCGCTTTagtatcttttctttatttttaatcgagtggtttatccaccttttcaaaaattttatgaataaacCCACCAAGAATCGATTTAAAGACCACATTCAACCTTTTGCAACAAGCTAACCACTAGACCCTTGGTCTTTCTTGTAGAACAATAAAACTTAAACTATAAACACATctctaacaatttttttttttttttcaattttctttacaATCTATGTATATGCTCCTCTTCAtccaattattttgtatttaatattattttatttactttaattgttatttGCATAGAGAAAATATTCAACattcaattatatttattaatcatcTCCATTATTGGAATTActtaaacaaaacataatttatatcaaattatttataaaaaaatattattatataaaacaacaTAATTTCATTGATGTGATATACCATAAAATGGTTCTCGAAGAACTTAAAATTTAATCCCATATCAAGTAATATTGGTTTTGAAAACATTACCAACAACATTTAATAATGGgcacttaacaaaataaattagcaactttaaaagtttttaattattgcgatttatttaaaattatcttaaatatttttctaataatataaaatttaatcccATATCAAATAATATTGGTTTTGAAAACATTGCCAACAACACTTAATAATGagcatttaacaaaataaattagcaactttaaaagtttttaattattatggtttatttaaaattatctaaatttttttaataatatatgatttttgtaataattaaaaaacaaaaaaaacaaaacgtTCGTTAGCAAGGATTGAACTTGAGACATAAGCATATTGTTATGAATTTTAACACCGCTACTTTAACCAACCCACATATAAATAGTTTATTAAGAGTGCttctttacaaaaaaaaaatataattaatacataaatcgTATGTTATTGACATTTAGTCGATGGGCCCGGTTAACACACTATACGTAGGGGTTTAAATTATACTGTATACACTATACATTTACTCTCAGGCTACTCAAGTTTGAACTCGACTTGCTTATGGttgagtcgagctcgagctcgagtagtTGAGTGAGCCGAGTTCGAGCATCTTAATACTTGACTCGAGTGCTTGCAAGCTTAATTGAGTAGTtgaatttgtgtgtgtgtgtgtgtgtgtgtgtgtattatattagtttgttatatatatatatatatatataattgaatttgaGCTTTAGTTCgagtataaaaatattttctaattaaacCGAGTTTATTATTAGCCTTTATCAAGCTTAATCGAGAGAGCTCGATTGAGTAGCTCGATTTATGTATTAAGTTGAGCTCGagttataaaaacaaaactcaaTCTAGTTCTAGTTGAGTATCGAGCATCAAGTTTCAacagagctcgagctcgagtagcttgcTGCTCCTCTCAAACTCGATCGATTGCACCCCTAACTATAAGACTGTTGGTCGGGTCGGGCCCGGCCTGTGCCCCCCTTTAACCCATGGTGTCAATACAAGCCACCTTACTAGTTATGAGTCAACCATATGCCCctgaaagttattattttatttctcttagCAAATATTGTTTTTGGTCTCAACATATAACAAGTTGAttgaacaagaaaaagataCATTCGATGCAGAAGAGGACTGAGAGAAAGAGACCCTATTTCCCCTCTACTTTTTGCACTAGCAGCAGATACACTGAGTGCAATATTCAACCATCCTCTCAGATCAAAAGTCTTAATTGGTGTACAATTGGACCAAGTTGAGAACCTCTTCCATTTACAATATGCAgataatttaatcattttctcAGCAGGTGGCCATGAGGATCTTCATATAATCAAATTGATACTCTACCTCTTTGAAGGATTCTCAGGTCTTTCcatcaatttttcaaaaagttgtctttattcaataaattttggCTTTCATCTAGCCCTAGCTTCTACCACGATCCTTAATTGCTCCATAAATCACTTACCCATCTCTTACTTGGGGTCCCACTATCGGGAAGGTGACCAAGACGTCAAGATTGGTTGCAACTTATTGGAAATTTGGAATGGTTCGATCTAGACTTACACCCTGGAAAGCAACATATCTTTCTCTGGGAGGTCGACTTACTCTTCTTAACTTGGTTCCATCCGCAATGCCAGTCTAGTGCATGTCGGTCTTCAAACTTCCAATTTGAGTGATAACAGAAATTGATAAGATTTGAAGGGACTTTATTTGGAAAGGTCCAGATTTGGACTCGAAAGGAATTCGATTGGTGGCTTGGAACAGAATTTGCAGACCCAAAATAATGGGAGGCTGGGGAATTCTTAATCTCTAACATTTTAATAGAGAAATGctggggaaatggtggtggaagatcatCTCTAACCCAGCAAGTTTCtgggttaaaattttaaactcaaattACTTATTAAGAAACT is a window of Dioscorea cayenensis subsp. rotundata cultivar TDr96_F1 chromosome 5, TDr96_F1_v2_PseudoChromosome.rev07_lg8_w22 25.fasta, whole genome shotgun sequence DNA encoding:
- the LOC120260129 gene encoding uncharacterized protein LOC120260129, with amino-acid sequence MGDCVCPLAKFFWKRLCPKKINIFNWLAWKDRILTLEKLASRGCNRLPMATCVLCHAAIESVDHLFLHCSLARQVWWYFGRLLNLLGPPSALHLIWDRWRSSVRPDCRDIGDLVVKSIVWNIWLARNDYMFNATVVYAHALILKIDRMLLTWISTAAEGPTSKLEEHSSTIRQSLEFHNTSVEGSGDVPILEGGRDLHTG
- the LOC120260826 gene encoding putative mannan endo-1,4-beta-mannosidase 9, with the translated sequence MAAKQVVCALLWVLALVASIIEHAGGAVSDFVKTDGTSFVVNGEPFYANGFNAYWLMLKASKTSEMDKVSTVFHQASSYGMTVVRTWAFNDGGYRPLQSSPGVYDEDIFKGLDFVISEAKKYGIRLILSLVDNFKSLGGKRQYVEWAIQQGENLTSYDEFYTNFRVKTFYKNHVKTILLRNNTKTGVVYKDDPTIMAWELINEGRCKSDLSGRTMQAWIEEMAPFVKAIDGEHLLEVGLEGFYGGLDHDQEAIQHDSFASSRNVGTDFISNNQVHAIDFATIHLYPSWIPQADDKTQLKFVTDWIHSHSKVADEVLRKPLMVTEFGKISRFAGCNGVDKVAFYRTAYNVLYKLIRAKSACAGGLFWQLLLPGMENLSDSYEIILSECSYIANIISQHSRLISSIINPSLRRLTVTDQ